The Papio anubis isolate 15944 chromosome 10, Panubis1.0, whole genome shotgun sequence genome includes the window CCATGACTTCCAGCGGGTGAGGCTGGCCAGGGCCTGGGGGGTGGGCAGGTGTCCCGGGGACCCAGGGCAAGGGGAGCAGGAGTGAAAGGAGACTCCTAGAGTACAGCAAGTGTCTATGGTTAGGCTTACCAGGCTCTTCAAGACGCTGCATTTCTCTTGTTGGCAACAGTGGTTCTCGCCGAGTGTGAACTAGCTGAGGCTGATTTGCTCCTTGGCCTCCTGCCAGCTGCACACTGGCTGTCATGGCGGGGCCAGTGTATTGTATCGAGGGGTAGTACATACACCATCGAGTGCACTGTGTGTACAGCTCAGTGGGTTTCTGCAGAGTGGGTCTCGTGCATATTCATGTCACCCCCATGGGGCCTGGGACGGGGCATCTCGCGCTGAGGTCCAGGCTGGCCCAGGAATGGCTGGCCCTTACAGGTTTCATAAATGCACAGCTGGGATGTTACCATGTTTCCCAAACCTCAGCTCTGTAAACATGAGAAACTTGGTAACAACAGAGGCGTTTAGCAAATAGCTGCTATTTTCCTCTATCATGTGGCATCTTCTACAACAGGCTAAGAGAAGAGCAGGAAAAGGGAGTGCGCACCCAGGTGTTCAGGAGTCTGGGGTGGCCTGCTGCTGAAGGCCCAGGGCCCCAGGAAGGCATAGTGGGATTCCTGCCCCTGCTGGCCAAAGCTTCTCTTGCAGCCCTGCCCAGGTTAGCTGTCACCTCCTGCAGAGACTGACCCGGCCCCTTCTCCTCCCAGGGTCTGACCGCATACCATGACATCTCCCTGGACAAGTGCTACGTCATCGAGCTCAACACCACCATCGTGCTGCCCCCTCGCAACTTCTGGGAGCTCCTCATGAACGTGAAGGTGCGCAGGGGGTTGTGGGGGTGTCTGCAGCGTCCTGTCCCTCCCTTGCCCCCTGTCTCATGGAGGCTAGGTCTGAGGTGCAGGAAGTTCCTGTGTCAGGGGTTGGGGAAGCAAGAGACGTTGCTGTCACCTGGGCCCTCTACCCAGATTGGTCTCGCCTCTGCTATCCCCCTGCTTCCACATCTCCAGAGTCAACGCCCTGAGACCGGCTTCCTTAGTGTTCAAGGTTGTACCCTGGGTACAGACTCGTGCACACGCCATGGCTCCTGGCAGCACAGGTGCAGGCACCAGGCACAAGGCGGGAAGTGCCTGGGGACATCAGAAGGGCCAGCCCAGGGGCCTCTGGAGGAGGAAGTGGGCTGGCATTTTGGGTGAGGGGTTGGAGGAAAGCCTGAGGGACTGACTCACTGCGGCGGCTACCTCGTTTTGCAGAGAGGGACCTACCTCCCGCAGACGTACATCATCCAGGAGGAGATGGTGGTCACAGAGCACGTCAGTGACAAGGAGGCCCTGGGGTCCTTCATCTACCACCTGTGCAACGGGAAAGACACCTACCGGCTCCGGCGCCGGGCAACGCGGAGGCGTGAGTGGCTAGCTTCACCCACTGTAGCCCCTGTCCCGTGCCCCAGACCGTAGTTATCTTCAGACAGTGCCTAGCCCAGCTGTCAGACAGCTGAGATAGCAGCAGCAATAACAGCTAGCGTTAGCAGAGAACTTCCGTGCACCGGGCAATGCTGTGTGCCCTTtatgacctcttttttttttttttttttttttgaggcggaatttcactcttgttgcccaggctggagtgcaatggcacgatctcggctcaccgcaacctctgcctcccaggttcaagcaattctcctgcctcagcctccctagtagctgggattataggcatgtgccaccaggcccagctaattgtgtatttttagcagagacggggtttctccatgttggtcaggctggtctcgaactcccgacctcaggtgatccacctgcctcggcctcccaaagtgctggggttacaggcgtgagccactgcgcccggccttctttatGACCTCTTAAGAGTGTAAGTCATTCTCATctgcattattatttttgctgcccattttaaagatgaggaaacaggtacagagaggttaacACCCCGGAGGTCACACAGCAGGGAGGTGGCAGACGTGGGCAGGCTGACTCCAGCTCTCGAGCTCTCCCCATTTGTCACTGTGCTCTCTGGGTGAATCTGGGCCGGGTGTCACTTCCTGGCCCTCCTGTGGctcaggctgaggctggtggTCTTTCTGACTCAGCCAGGATGTAGGCCTCACTGGGGTTTTCTGTTTCCTCCCAGGGATCAACAAGCGAGGGGCCAAGAACTGCAACGCCATCCGCCACTTCGAGAACACCTTCGTGGTGGAGACGCTCATCTGTGGGGTGGTGTGAGGCCCCCCTCACCCAGAACCCCCTGCCGTCTTCCTCCTTTCTTATTTCCGGCCACTCTCTgggcctcctccttccccctgcTTAGCTTGTACTTTGGACGCGTTTCTATAGAGGTGACATGTCTCTCCATTCCTCTGCaaccctgcctgcctccctgtaCCAGAGCCGTGATCTCTCTGGGGGGCCCCCATCTCTGCTGACCTCCTGGGTGTGGCGGAGGGAGAGGGGATGCCATGAAATGTTTCTGTGTCCCACTGTCTTGAAGCTGGGCCTGCCAAAGCCTGGGCCCACAGCTGCACTGACAGCCCAAGGGGAAGGACCAGTTGGGGGAGCTGCGCATGTGAGGCCCTGGGCAAGGGGATAGGGCTAGGGGGTGCGGCATGGGCTTCAGAAATATCTGCACAATTAGAAAGGTCCCCAAAAGCTTTTTCCTTGGAGGGTACACTTTCTTCACTGTCCCTATTCCTAGACCTGGGGCTTGAGCTGAGGATGGGACCACGTGCCCAGGGATGGACCCACCAGAGCACAAGGGAAGGTGACTGCTTGGGGGTGTCCCGGGGACTCCTGTCAGTGCCTTCAGCCCACCAGCAGGAGCCTGGAGTTTGGGGAGTGGGGATGAGTCTGTCAAGCACAATTGTTCTCTGAGTGGAACCAAAGAAGCAAGGAGCTAGGACCCCCAGTCCTGCCCCCCAGGAGCACAAGCAGGGTCCCCGCAGCCAAGGCAGTGGGATGGGCTGCTGAGGAACGGGGCAGGCAAGGTCACTGCTCAGTCATGTCCACGGGCAACGAGCCGTGGGTTCTGCTGAGTAGGTGGAGCTCGTTGCTTTCTCCAAGCTTGGAACTGTTTTGAAAGATAACACGAGGGAAAGGGAGAGCCACCTGGTACTTGTCCACCCTGCCTCCTCTGTTCTGAAATTCCATCCCCCTCAGCTTAGGGGAATGcacctttttccctttccttctcactTTTGCATGTTTTTACTGATCATTCGATATGCTAACCGTTCTCAGCCCTGAGCCTTGGAGAGGAGGGCTGTAATACCTCCAGTCAGTCTCTGGGGATGAAACTCTTACatgctttgtatattttctcAATTAGAtctcttttcagaagtgtctgtagAACAATAAAAATCTTTTACTTCTGACCTTGACTTGAGTGTGGCTGGAGGGGAGATGGGTGTAGGAGGGGTGCTCCGGGCAGAGTCAAGGAGCTGGACCTCGGGGGCAGCAAGCAGGGAGAACGCTGCAGACCTTGACATCTGGCCCCTAAAGAGCTGGACATCCTGGAGTCAGCCAAGGAGTGTGGGATATCTCCCTTCGTAGCACCCTGGATCCCCGCGACCGCTCTCTGAGCCGGGTAGAGTTCACACTTTCTGGGTGAGGAGGGGAACAGGGCTGGGAGAGCTTACCGACTCGCCCAAGGTCATGCTGCTTTATGTGCCTGTAAACCACCCTGTAATGTTCTACCTGGCAGATGACATCATTATTGCATGTCCTTAAGCACAAGGGCGGTGTCCTATTCTCCACCATGTCTGGACAATTTGTAACCATTCCTGGGGGATCTGAAGTGAGATTTTGTGTGATAATCACAGGGTCACATTCTCTAGAGAATTCTGGAAGCAGCAGCAGAGCTGGTCAGAGCCATGGCTAAGCAGACCCCAGAGGTGGGAACTGTACCCTGCCCTGGGGACCAGTATGGGTACCCACCCGCTTGGTGCTGTTAAGCCTCAGTATCCAGTGAGGGCCATAAAATACTCAAATTAGTGCAGACACACCTTGTTCCCAGATCCCAAGGCAATCATGCAAAGAcatcaggtttttttttatatttgctgatTGCAATGCAATGCAATCACAATTAAAATGCCAACTGGATTTATTTGTTAACTTGACACAATAAATTCTTTTGAGGAAAGTAAACAGAGAATCGTCAGGTAGGTCCTGTAAAGGGTAAAGAACAGCCCTCCAGATATAAAGCATTATACACCACAATAATTAAGGAGTTTGGTGTAGCAAAGGCAGAGCCCAGTGCAACCCAATAGAGGGCCCAGACATTGActtaaattacatgaaaatttaatATACGATTATGGCAGCATTTCCAGTTAGTGGAAGATGtgggtttgctttttttgttgttgttattttgagatggagtcttgctcctgtcacccaggctggagtacagtaaggcgatcttggctcactgcaacctccccctcccagattcaagcaattctcctgcctcagcctcccaagcagctgggattacaggcgtgcaccaccacacctggctaatttttatatttttagtagagacggagtttccccatgttggccaggctggtctcaaactcctgacctcagatgacccgcccgcctcagcctcccagagtgctgggattacaggtgtgagccattgtgcctggcccacgTGGGTTATTTTTAATGGAATAGCAGGATAGCCATTTTGACAAAAAATCTGGATTCTGCTTCCATAGAACAAGATTAATGCCGAATGGATCAGagattttaattatgaaatgaaACTATGAAAGTACTTGAAgagattatttaaaagataatcttGGAGGAGGAACGGCCTTTCTAAGCATGATATCTACCAGGTAAAAATTGGTCTATGAAAAGTTAGAATTGATATACAGCAGAGTATACCACAAAGCCAAGAGGTTTATAAGCAGTAAACAGGGAAATGTCTTTCCAAACACAGGGCATAaaagggctatttttttttaatatgcaaagTTCTTATAAACCGTTATGAAAAATGAACAACCCAAtagataaatgaacaaataatataaacagttctgcaaatcaaaactagggagacactttttttttttttttttttgagacggaatctcgctttgtcacccaggctggagtgcaatggtgccatctcggctcactgcatcctccacctcctgggttcaagtgattcttgtgcctcagcctcccgagtagctgggatgacaggcgcatgccaccacgccagctaatttttgtattttcagtagagacggggttttgccatgttgcccaggccattctcaaactcctgacctcaggtgatccagctgcctcagcctcccaaagtgctgggattacaggcatgagccaccacgcgccTGCCCAAGAGATACGTTTTTACAGGTCAAGTTAGGGTTGGATGTttgtgaagctttttttttttttttggatacagtttcactcttgtcacccaggctggagtgcagtggtgcaatcttggcccactgcaacctctgcctcccaggttcaagtgattctcccacctcagcctcccaagcagctgggactgcagacatgcgccaccatgcccagctaatttttgcatttttagtagagacggtgtttctccatgttgatcaggctggtctcgaactcccaacctcaggtaattctctcaccttggcctcccaaagtgctgggattataggtgtgagccactatgcccggcacagtgttttttttcatttgtatttattatatacaaaACACTACATGTAAGTCAGTGTGTaagttataaaatgtattaatcaaTGTATCTCTGGAAACCCAGCAGCCAACTTACGAAACAAAAGACTACCAAATACCACTGAGAGTCTCTGCATGctcttctcctcttcctgttgcataacaaaccaccccaaaacttagtggcctGACACAGTGGTTTCTTAGTTTTCCCGAGTCTGTGAGTTGCCTGAGTTCAGCTGGATGACAGAGGGGTCCCCATGGGATAACCGTGCCTGCTGCTTTATGTTCATCTGGGCGCTCAGCTGCGGCCCGAGCAACCAAGATGGCCTCTCACCCTCTGAGGGCCTCTCTCCACATGGCCTCTAATCATTAATGGTCTAGCCTAGCCCTCCTTACAGCTTGTCAATTGAGCTCCAAAAGAGGGGAAGCAGAGGCTGACCGTCCTTTAAGACCTGGCACCACAAATCCCAGAATGTTACTTCATTGGTTCTgcttggtcaaagcaagtcacaaaaccagttcagattcaaggggagggaaaGACCACCTGTAGATGGGGACAGGCTTGCATGCTCAGGGATGCCAGGAACTGCTGGAAACTCAGGCATCATCCCAGCACTCCCTTCCATCCCTCTCCCCTCTGTATTTCGTGGGGGACATTAAATGTCTGAATTAGTACAAAGACACACCTATTCTTAGAACCAAAGACAATCTTGAAAATATGTCAGTTTTCCATAAATTAGCCAATCTTAAGCTCTACTAATTAGCCAATCCAGGTAATTCCTATCTCGGGTTTCTCTGTTCTGCTTTCTAATTGTACCACATATCAAAGAACCCCTAAGGAAGTTTTGCTTGCATCTGAACCCTATGAAAGTGgtaacaaaatacaaatactatTCTCTGACTTGCTTCCCCACCCTCCAAACCTTTTAAGGCTTGTCCATGTTGAAACCTATAGTAATATTTAATTCATGTTTACTGCTGTATATTTGTTCATTATGTGAATATACAGCTTAATTACCTATGAAACAATGACTAACCATGgctcttgggattttttttctgatttttttttttgttttacaatcaCAGTGCTTTCATGAACATTTCTTCCTGGGGCACCTGAGCACTGGGTCACACAGTATGCAAATATTCAACTCACAAAATTCTAGCAGATTGTTTTTTGTAAGaagttgaaccaatttacactcccagcagCACTGCATAGACATTCTGCTcattccacatccttgtcaacacttaaTGTTAACAATACGTTTTTTGCCAATGGATCGgaaataaaatggtatttcattatggttttagtTTTGTCTCCTTGATTACTAGAAAAGTGGGCCTGGTTTCACATGTTTATTGAACCCTCAAATTTCCTTTGCTATACAATGCCTGTTTGCTTTCTTTGGcctatttttctattggttgCTTTGTTCTCTTACTAATTTgtaggagttatttatatatttatacattttatattttacatattttcattgaTGGGTGGTAAGTATCTTACCCAAGTTCGTGACTTGCtttctcatgtttttgtttgtttgtttcattttggttttttgttttttcacaaacAGCATCACATGTACATAGGTTTCTCACTTTCTTTGTGGTCACTTTGATGAACAGaaattattgattttaatgtagtcaaatttattcatctttttccttATGGTTAGGGCCTTTTGCATATCATTTCAGAAATCTTTCCTACCCCAAGGTTGAAGAGGCATTATTCTACAATTTCTTCTATTCATTTTagagttttgtattttacatttatgaatCCCCAGGAGTTTAATCCCtggtatggtgtgaggtaggaataaccattttttctgtttttgtttttctttccccactGAGCTATAGCATATGTCTGCAAGGATCAAGTTTCTCTATGCGTAAGGTCTACTTCTGGGCTTTCTACTTTGTTCATCAGGTCTATCCTTTGGACCATAACCACACTTAAAGTAAGTCTTGCTACCTGGTACTAAAAGTTTCCTACCTTGATTCTCTCCAGCAGTACCATGCCTATTCTTGGTACttcatatgcattttagaaacaACTGCCAAGTTTCATGGAAAATTCTGTTGAGGTTCTTAATTGAACTTATATGAAATCTATAGATCCACTTGGGGAGAACTGAAATCAGGATATTGAGTGCTCTCACCCATGAACatggtgtttttaaaatctgcatcGTTAATATCTTCCAACATAGTTTTATACTTTCCTCAGTAGAGGTCTTACAAATCTTTCATTACATTACTTCCCATGTCccttatataatatttaataattatacctTTTTTGCCAATGTGTagaagtataatttatttttgagtattGATCCAGCAAATTTGCCAGACTGTCTTTCTTATTCCACAGAGTTctctgaggaattttttttttttttttttttttttttaagactgagtctcactctatcgtccaggctggagtacaatggtataatctaggctcactgcaacctccgcctctcgggttcaagtgattctcctgcctcagcctcctgagtaactggaattacaggcccgcaccactacaccctggctaatttttgtattttcagtacagacagggtttcaccatgttggccaggctggtctcgaactcctgacctcaagtgatctgcctgcctcagcctcccaaagtgctgggactacaagcgggAGTTATGGTGCCCAGCCTTGTGCTTTCTATACAAGCAATTCTGGTAATTGATTATGAGtaaattttgtttcttccattcaagtaattaaaacttttatttatttttcttgtcctaTCTTACTGGGTAGGAGCTCTGGCACCATGGTAATAGCCACAAatcttgttttgttcttgatttaaaaggaaattcaCCTTGAACATAGTTTAGCTGTAAATATTAGAAGAATACTCTTTGAGATTTAAGAAGTTCTCTATTCTTagttttcaaagtgtttttattGTTAATCAAGGATTGATGTTAAGttgttttatcaaatgttttttctgcatctattcataTGTTTGCGTATCTGTTAATGTGGCGAATATTACTAACTGATTTAGTCATGAGGTATTTTCTTATGTCTATACTACTGGATTccatttgctaacattttgtttagGAATTTTAGATATATGTTTTCTGTAACATCAGCCTATAATGGGAGTAAATTAGTTTCACagtatcaaattttaaaatgcaatgtcTTTGACCCAGAAGTGTCACTGCTATGAATGCATCCTATGGATGCACTCCATAGGATATGCAAAAGTATATGTACAGGCATATTTATTGTTATAATAGCAAGAAACTAAAGACAAATGCCCTTTAGTTGGAGacttggtttttttaaaaagtacagtatTTTGTTGCCATTACAAAGAATGAGGTAGATCTGTTTGTGCTGATGTGTAAAGTTCTCTGAAATCTATAATTAGGGTAAAGCAGGTGGCAAGAGCAAGAGTATATATTTATCTCTATCCCGTTTGTGAATTTTTTAAGTGATAGCGCTATGGATGTGCATATCCTATTTCTGGAAGCGCACTCAAAGCCTTGTAACACCAGTTCCCTCTGGAGAGCAGGGATGGCAGGAAGCTGTAGGACTATGTCTCTTTCCACACCTTTTTATAATTCATGAGCATGAGCATGTCTTGGTCCCTGTACACCTGCCCCTGGGCTGGAGGAGGCCCTGCTGGCTGCCATGTCTCACTTTCACCTAACTGCACAGAGTCTCAACTGCTTCCCTCCAGCCCTTGAGGACTGTCACCCATCCTAGAAAGGAGGCCTTGCATTAGGCCCAGGTTTGGCCAGAAGAATAGAGCAGTTGGAAATGTTAAGTTGACATAAATAGGAAGCTCTGTAACCTCGTGCAAGTGTTGTCTTGGAAACCAGAGCCTGGGCGGTCTCCATGGAAACCATGCTCAGCCTTCTGCCTGAAGGAGTTACCACCCACTGGTGCTGGAGTCTTACTTATCAGGGACCTCAGAGCTCGGATAACTGCTTCGGGAATGATGATGGACTGGCTACTGCCCTTCCTGGCCATGTCGGGTGTGGGGCCCTGGGTACCTCCAGCGCTCTgcctgggaaagaaaaagagcccATTTCCATGGGACGTGCCCTCATGGGGAGGCACAGCAGACCACCCAAGGCAGTACATGCAGTGTCCCTGAAGTAAGGAGGGGGTCCTGTGTCCAGAGGCCCAGGGGATCTGGACTCTGCCATTGTCCCCTGGTGCAGCTGTACAGCTGTGGTGGGCTACCACCGTCTCTGGGCTCCAATTtgcccttctgtaaaatggggagttCGGACAAAGTCATTCTAAAGGTCTTTTCCAGCTTTAATGACACGTGTTTTGCATGTGACCTGGCAGCACAGGGTTCAGAGGAGGGAGAGATCAGAGTGACTAGTGCGGGCTTCCTGGGAAATCATTTGAGCTTTGAAAGTGGGGAGGAGGAATGTCAGAGAGTGGGCAAAATACAACAGGAAAGGGAAATTCGCCCTCTGAGGGCCAGCAGGCACGGGGGAGCAGCCTGCGATCCTCCTGGGGCCTGTTCCCTGCGGGGACTGGAAGGGAGACTTTGAGTCTAGGGCCTGGGGCAGCAAGGATTGACGGGGGTGCAGTCCTAGAAGGGTCGCCAGTCATAGTGGCCCACCGTGGCATCTCTGTATCCTTGTTGCATGCTGCGCCCACTCCAGCTGCCAGAACACGGAGGCAGAGATGTGGGAGCCAATGAAGGTCACTCATCAGCCTCCCACCTGTGAGACAAAGGGCTCTGTCACTGGAAGCCACGTCTGGCCTGGCCCTGCAGGAGCCAGGGCTCTGCGCCTAAGCCTAACGCCTAACGGAGGACTGATGGGAAGGGGAAGGCTGGCAGCAGTGAGGTAATGGGGTGGGAGGTCGGGGTAGGAggcagggggaggtggggaggtcagggaggggagggaggggatggaggggaggggagggattttAGTCAGCACCCTTGTCCCAGCTTACTGAGCGAGTGCCCACAGTGTTCAAGCAGGATGCCAGCAGCTTTTCATTGATTACTTCTGTTCATTTCTTGCATTATCTCTGGGGTGAGTATGAATTTCATAGCCACAAACTCAGGTGTCCAAAGTATCTTTATTggtatctttatttttgtataatagtGTGTTTTGTGTAATAATCTAGTTTTCAAATCTTCCTTTAGTCTGGTGGGCAGAATGTGTAATCTGGATAATTTCTGGGTAAACTCGGTCATTACTTCAGTTTGCCCTTTTCAAAGATATTAATTTTTGCCCTCCATTTCCCCCCCAGGGGCCATCATCTGAATCATGTTCCTGTATTTGGGATTTGCCCCTCCAAAACAGTTTTGATGGGAGACACCAGCCACCTACTACTATGCGGCCATGCACCACATAACAACGTTTCAGGCAACAATGACGGCACATACCacagtggtcccataaaattacaatggagctgaaaacttcctattgcct containing:
- the ITM2C gene encoding integral membrane protein 2C isoform X2; this translates as MGMVVLLMGLVFASVYIYRYFFLAQLARDNFFRCGVLYEDSLSSQVRTQMELEEDVKIYLDENYERINVPVPQFGGGDPADIIHDFQRGLTAYHDISLDKCYVIELNTTIVLPPRNFWELLMNVKRGTYLPQTYIIQEEMVVTEHVSDKEALGSFIYHLCNGKDTYRLRRRATRRRINKRGAKNCNAIRHFENTFVVETLICGVV
- the LOC108581442 gene encoding uncharacterized protein LOC108581442, coding for METMLSLLPEGVTTHWCWSLTYQGPQSSDNCFGNDDGLATALPGHVGCGALGTSSALPGKEKEPISMGRALMGRHSRPPKAVHAVSLNCQNTEAEMWEPMKVTHQPPTCETKGSVTGSHVWPGPAGARALRLSLTPNGGLMGRGRLAAVRGHHLNHVPVFGICPSKTVLMGDTSHLLLCGHAPHNNVSGNNDGTYHSGPIKLQWS